The Streptomyces sp. CC0208 genome window below encodes:
- a CDS encoding response regulator transcription factor, giving the protein MAIRVLLVDDQPLLRTGFRMILEAEQDLAVVGEAGDGLQAIDQVRALQPDVVLMDIRMPRMDGVEATRQITGPGRDGPAKVLVLTTFDLDEYVVEALRAGASGFLLKDAPANELVQAIRVVAAGEAMLAPSITRRLLDKYATHLPSGDEPVPDTLHTLTDREVEVLKLVARGLSNAEIAADLFVSETTVKTHVGHVLTKLGLRDRVQAAVYAYESGLVRPGAQ; this is encoded by the coding sequence GTGGCCATCCGCGTCCTACTGGTCGACGACCAGCCGCTGCTGCGTACCGGGTTCCGGATGATTCTGGAGGCCGAGCAGGATCTCGCGGTGGTGGGCGAGGCCGGAGACGGCCTTCAGGCCATCGATCAGGTGCGGGCGCTGCAGCCCGACGTGGTCCTGATGGACATCCGTATGCCGCGGATGGACGGTGTCGAGGCGACCCGGCAGATCACCGGTCCCGGGCGGGACGGTCCGGCCAAGGTGCTGGTGCTGACCACCTTCGACCTCGACGAGTACGTGGTGGAGGCGCTGCGGGCGGGGGCCAGCGGGTTCCTGCTCAAGGACGCCCCGGCCAACGAGCTCGTGCAGGCGATCCGGGTGGTGGCCGCGGGCGAGGCGATGCTCGCGCCGAGCATCACCCGCCGGCTGCTCGACAAGTACGCCACGCACCTGCCGTCCGGTGACGAGCCGGTGCCGGACACTCTGCACACGCTGACCGACCGCGAGGTCGAGGTGCTGAAGCTGGTGGCGCGCGGACTGTCGAACGCGGAGATCGCCGCGGATCTGTTCGTCAGCGAGACCACCGTGAAGACGCATGTCGGTCATGTGCTGACCAAGCTCGGGCTGCGGGACCGGGTGCAGGCCGCGGTGTACGCGTACGAGAGCGGTCTGGTGCGTCCCGGCGCGCAGTAG
- a CDS encoding RecB family exonuclease translates to MPGGGSVSGPSVAAAVAPASLSPSRANDFMQCPLLYRFRVIDRLPEKPSAAATRGTLVHSVLERLFDAPAGERTAPVAKSLIPGQWDRLRESRPEVVELFADDPDGERLAQWLGEAERLVERWFTLEDPTRLEPAERELFVEAELDSGLRLRGIIDRVDVAPTGEVRIVDYKTGKAPRPEYAEGALFQMKFYALVVWRLKNVIPRRLQLVYLGSGDVLTYDPVLADLERVERKLLALWEAIRQATQSGDWRPRPTKLCGWCDHQEHCPEFGGTPPPYPLPVTSAIGEQGRMGPD, encoded by the coding sequence ATGCCTGGGGGCGGATCGGTGTCCGGGCCCTCCGTGGCGGCGGCCGTCGCGCCCGCCTCCCTGTCCCCCTCCCGTGCCAATGACTTCATGCAGTGCCCGCTGTTGTACCGGTTCCGGGTGATCGACCGGCTGCCGGAGAAGCCGAGCGCGGCGGCGACCCGGGGGACGCTGGTGCACTCGGTGCTGGAGCGGCTGTTCGACGCGCCGGCCGGGGAGCGGACCGCGCCCGTGGCCAAGTCGCTGATCCCCGGTCAGTGGGACCGGCTGCGGGAGAGCCGGCCGGAGGTGGTGGAGCTGTTCGCCGACGATCCGGACGGCGAGCGGCTCGCGCAGTGGCTCGGAGAGGCGGAGCGACTCGTCGAGCGGTGGTTCACGCTGGAGGACCCGACGCGCCTGGAGCCCGCCGAGCGGGAGCTGTTCGTGGAGGCGGAGCTGGACTCGGGGCTGCGGCTGCGCGGAATCATCGACCGGGTCGACGTGGCGCCGACCGGCGAGGTGCGGATCGTCGACTACAAGACCGGCAAGGCGCCCCGGCCGGAGTACGCCGAGGGCGCGCTGTTCCAGATGAAGTTCTACGCCCTGGTGGTGTGGCGGCTGAAGAACGTGATCCCGCGCCGGCTCCAGCTCGTCTATCTCGGCAGCGGCGACGTCCTGACGTACGACCCGGTCCTCGCCGACCTGGAGCGTGTCGAGCGCAAGCTGCTGGCGCTGTGGGAGGCGATCCGGCAGGCCACGCAGTCGGGCGACTGGCGGCCGCGTCCGACGAAGCTGTGCGGCTGGTGCGACCACCAGGAGCACTGCCCGGAGTTCGGCGGCACTCCCCCGCCCTACCCACTACCGGTGACGTCCGCGATCGGTGAGCAGGGCAGAATGGGGCCGGACTAG
- a CDS encoding ABC transporter substrate-binding protein: MNKRIQWQVLPIMAGLASGLLTGCGTESGDSGSGGSSVVMGMSDDVLATDPASGYDPGSWLLFNNVFQSLLSFPKGGTEPEPDAAKSCEFTDTRTRVYECTLKDGLKFSNGDPLTSEDVKFSFDRTLKINDDAGPAIMFPMLDKVETPDEKTVVFRLNTPDATFPSKIASGAGSIVDHTQYDADGLREDGKAFGSGPYQLDSFDDDQAVFSVNENYKGTAEPQNSGVTLKFFHGDQAALKTALTDDKVDLAYRGLSAGDIADIEKASPDSGVEVVEGTSAEVQHLVFNMNDPVTGRLGVRKAMAYLLDREALIHDVYQGTATPLYSIIPAGIAGHNTAFFDTYGAQPSRSKAAAALADEGITGKVKLTLWSTPSRYGPATDQELKTIARQLNASGLFDADVKSVAYDQYEKDIAAGKYGVYVKGWVPDYPDADNFTAPFFGKGNVLENNYNNNKITGSLIPETAAQPDRAATDEHFGTLQDLVAKDVPVLPVWQAKQYAVVRDDVYGLEYCLDASTVFRFWELSKA; this comes from the coding sequence GTGAACAAGCGCATCCAGTGGCAGGTCCTGCCGATCATGGCGGGGCTGGCCTCCGGTCTGCTGACCGGCTGCGGCACGGAGTCGGGGGACTCCGGGTCCGGCGGCTCCTCCGTGGTCATGGGGATGTCCGACGACGTCCTCGCCACCGACCCGGCCTCCGGCTACGACCCCGGCTCCTGGCTGTTGTTCAACAACGTCTTCCAGTCGCTGCTCAGCTTCCCCAAGGGCGGCACGGAACCGGAGCCGGACGCAGCGAAGAGCTGCGAGTTCACCGACACCAGGACCCGGGTGTACGAGTGCACGCTCAAGGACGGCCTCAAGTTCAGCAACGGTGACCCGCTCACCTCCGAGGACGTCAAGTTCTCCTTCGACCGCACTCTGAAGATCAACGACGACGCCGGCCCCGCGATCATGTTCCCGATGCTCGACAAGGTCGAGACCCCGGACGAGAAGACCGTCGTCTTCCGGCTGAACACGCCCGACGCGACCTTCCCCAGCAAGATCGCCTCCGGTGCCGGCTCCATCGTCGACCACACGCAGTACGACGCCGACGGCCTCCGCGAGGACGGCAAGGCGTTCGGCTCCGGCCCCTACCAGCTGGACTCGTTCGACGACGACCAGGCCGTCTTCTCCGTCAACGAGAACTACAAGGGCACCGCCGAGCCCCAGAACTCCGGCGTCACCCTGAAGTTCTTCCACGGCGACCAGGCCGCCCTGAAGACCGCCCTCACCGACGACAAGGTCGACCTCGCCTACCGCGGTCTGAGCGCGGGCGACATCGCCGACATCGAGAAGGCCTCACCCGACTCCGGTGTCGAGGTCGTCGAGGGCACCAGCGCCGAGGTCCAGCACCTCGTCTTCAACATGAACGACCCGGTCACGGGCCGGCTCGGCGTCCGCAAGGCGATGGCCTACCTGCTCGACCGCGAGGCCCTCATCCACGACGTCTACCAGGGCACCGCGACCCCGCTCTACTCGATCATCCCGGCCGGTATCGCGGGCCACAACACGGCCTTCTTCGACACCTACGGCGCCCAGCCCTCCCGGTCCAAGGCCGCCGCCGCCCTCGCCGACGAGGGCATCACCGGCAAGGTGAAGCTGACCCTGTGGTCGACCCCGTCGCGCTACGGCCCGGCCACCGACCAGGAACTCAAGACGATCGCCCGGCAGCTCAACGCCAGCGGCCTGTTCGACGCCGACGTGAAGTCCGTGGCCTACGACCAGTACGAGAAGGACATCGCCGCCGGCAAGTACGGCGTGTACGTCAAGGGCTGGGTACCGGACTACCCGGACGCCGACAACTTCACGGCCCCCTTCTTCGGCAAGGGCAACGTGCTGGAGAACAACTACAACAACAACAAGATCACCGGCTCGCTCATCCCCGAGACCGCCGCCCAGCCCGACCGCGCCGCGACGGACGAACACTTCGGCACGCTCCAGGACCTCGTCGCCAAGGACGTCCCCGTCCTGCCGGTCTGGCAGGCCAAGCAGTACGCCGTCGTCCGGGACGACGTCTACGGCCTCGAGTACTGCCTCGACGCCTCCACGGTGTTCCGCTTCTGGGAGCTCAGCAAGGCCTGA
- a CDS encoding ABC transporter substrate-binding protein yields MNRKTLVLPAVIGLLAPVLAACGGSDSGSGGGDAIGVGTTDRFTATKDAPAPLDPAFAYDVGTWNVLRQTVQTLMIQPKGDGDPVPEAAQSCGFSDSGNERYVCTLRDGLKFANGDAVTAADVKYSIDRARAIKADSGVFALLSTIDTVETKGDREVIFHLKTADATFPYKLSTPVAGIVNPDDYAKNKLRDGFDVDGSGPYTMKADVKNNVLVNAVFTKNPNYKGALTVNNDKVELRSYEDADDMGTALEKGDIDLITRTLSPQQIQKMSNESGGNVDLVEMAGLEIRYLAFNTNAPTVKSRAVRQAMAQLINRSELVSKVYGTQAEPLFSLVPATITGHSNSFFNRYGDPSVTKAKALLAQADITTPVKLTLHYTTDHYGPGTKEEFEDLQRQLNASGLFDVTIKGELWDTFRPAEQKGKYDVYGMGWFPDFPDADNYLAPFLDKDNFLGSPYSNGQIRNTLIPDSRREADRLAASGSLTEIQDIVAKDVPVLPLWQGKQYVAARDDVTGTAYALNSSSTLQLWELGKGVSG; encoded by the coding sequence ATGAACCGCAAGACTTTGGTGCTGCCGGCCGTCATTGGTCTGCTCGCGCCGGTGCTCGCCGCCTGCGGCGGTTCCGACAGCGGCAGCGGCGGGGGCGACGCGATCGGGGTCGGCACCACGGACCGGTTCACCGCGACGAAGGACGCTCCGGCGCCCCTCGACCCGGCCTTCGCCTACGACGTCGGCACCTGGAACGTCCTGCGCCAGACCGTGCAGACCCTGATGATCCAGCCCAAGGGCGACGGCGACCCCGTGCCCGAGGCGGCCCAGTCCTGCGGCTTCAGCGACAGCGGCAACGAACGCTATGTCTGCACCCTGCGCGACGGCCTGAAGTTCGCCAACGGCGACGCCGTCACCGCGGCCGACGTGAAGTACTCCATCGACCGCGCCCGCGCCATCAAGGCCGACTCCGGCGTCTTCGCCCTGCTCTCCACCATCGACACCGTCGAGACCAAGGGCGACCGCGAGGTCATCTTCCACCTCAAGACCGCCGACGCCACCTTCCCGTACAAGCTGTCGACCCCGGTCGCCGGCATCGTCAACCCCGACGACTACGCGAAGAACAAGCTCCGCGACGGCTTCGACGTCGACGGCTCCGGCCCGTACACCATGAAGGCCGACGTCAAGAACAACGTGCTCGTCAACGCCGTGTTCACCAAGAACCCCAACTACAAGGGGGCGTTGACGGTGAACAACGACAAGGTCGAACTGCGCTCCTACGAGGACGCCGACGACATGGGCACCGCCCTCGAAAAGGGCGACATCGACCTCATCACCCGCACCCTGTCGCCCCAGCAGATCCAGAAGATGTCCAACGAGTCCGGCGGGAACGTCGACCTCGTCGAGATGGCCGGCCTGGAGATCCGCTACCTCGCCTTCAACACCAACGCGCCGACCGTGAAGTCCCGTGCCGTGCGCCAGGCGATGGCCCAGCTCATCAACCGCAGCGAACTCGTCTCCAAGGTCTACGGCACCCAGGCCGAGCCGCTGTTCTCGCTGGTCCCGGCCACCATCACCGGCCACTCCAACTCCTTCTTCAACCGGTACGGCGACCCGAGCGTCACCAAGGCCAAGGCCCTGCTGGCCCAGGCCGACATCACCACTCCGGTGAAGCTGACCCTCCACTACACGACCGACCACTACGGGCCGGGCACCAAGGAGGAGTTCGAGGACCTGCAGAGGCAGCTCAACGCCAGCGGGCTCTTCGACGTCACCATCAAGGGCGAACTCTGGGACACCTTCCGCCCGGCCGAGCAGAAGGGCAAGTACGACGTCTACGGCATGGGCTGGTTCCCGGACTTCCCCGACGCGGACAACTACCTCGCCCCCTTCCTCGACAAGGACAACTTCCTCGGCTCGCCCTACAGCAACGGCCAGATCCGCAACACCCTGATCCCGGACTCCCGTCGCGAGGCCGACCGTCTCGCCGCGTCCGGAAGCCTCACCGAGATCCAGGACATCGTCGCCAAGGACGTCCCGGTGCTGCCGCTGTGGCAGGGCAAGCAGTACGTCGCCGCGCGCGACGACGTCACGGGCACCGCCTACGCGCTCAACTCCTCCTCGACGCTGCAGCTGTGGGAACTCGGCAAGGGCGTGAGCGGCTGA